Proteins from one Hoplias malabaricus isolate fHopMal1 chromosome 2, fHopMal1.hap1, whole genome shotgun sequence genomic window:
- the hgsnat gene encoding heparan-alpha-glucosaminide N-acetyltransferase, whose product MTTKGDTRRTGAEKERVSADEMGSKSRNTSIFAAVIVAVFAIFVAPLSADFPLSRPRRKAAALKMDEAVLSVMNEMQTEMMLFVTSEHCFQCLPQLVGLVPAGPELGSPSTISFNLNSQHALLLQLNSTPANAELCRLQFHFGEHGNYSLWVKNLNDPSQVNCTMVTNSEPINSYLPILLAFLVIASLYVLAVVWNTLKRLDTVRSLLVRFGSTMEAERLINSELGSPNRVVETSVESMFPSPAGQRLRSLDTFRGLSLVVMVFVNYGGGRYWFFRHESWNGLTVADLVFPWFVFIMGTSVCLALNASLYRGTSRSNLFWKICWRSIQLFIIGVFIINPNYCLGPLTWDSLRIPGVLQRLAFTYLVIALLELAVARVHRDSSLMSVWWYRVHDIALYWPIWCCVTALEMVWLFLTFLLPVPGCPSGYLGPGGIGDYGQYPNCTGGAAGFIDRWILGETHIYQTPSSRVVYQTSVPFDPEGILGSINSILMAFFGLQAGKILLHYRDQHRQIITRFLLWGFLLGIISAVLTRCSRDYGFIPVNKNMWSLSYVTTLSCFAFVVLLVVYYVVDVKKWWSGAPFFYPGMNSILVYVGHEVFEEYFPFRWKMINSQSHAEHLSQNLLATALWVFIAYILYRKKIFWKI is encoded by the exons ATGACGACTAAAGGGGATACGCGGAGAACTGGCgcagagaaggagagagtcTCGGCGGATGAGATGGGATCCAAATCGCGGAACACATCGATTTTTGCGGCCGTAATCGTCGCGGTTTTCGCAATTTTTGTGGCTCCTCTCTCAGCGGATTTCCCCC TGTCCAGACCTCGCCGTAAAGCCGCAGCGCTGAAGATGGATGAGGCGGTGCTGTCCGTGATGAACGAAATGCAGACTGAGATGATGCTGTTTGTCACATCTGAGCACTGCTTTCAG TGTTTGCCGCAGCTTGTTGGGCTGGTTCCGGCCGGACCTGAACTTGGGTCTCCCTCCACCATCAGCTTCAATCTgaactcccagcatgcactgctgCTGCAGCTCAACAGCACTCCGGCTAATGCTGAACTCTGCAG GCTGCAGTTCCACTTTGGAGAACATGGGAACTATTCTCTGTGGGTGAAAAATCTCAACGACCCCTCGCAGGTGAACTGCACAATGGTCACCAACTCGGAGCCGATCAACAGTTACCTGC cAATCTTACTGGCTTTCCTTGTGATTGCAAGTTTATACGTATTGGCAGTCGTCTGGAACACTCTGAAACG aCTCGACACAGTGAGGAGTCTTCTCGTGCGTTTCGGGAGCACCATGGAGGCAGAAAGACTCATCAACTCT gagcTGGGTTCTCCGAACCGAGTGGTGGAGACCTCTGTGGAGTCGATGTTTCCTTCCCCTGCCGGCCAGAGACTCCGCTCTCTGGACACTTTCAGAGG CCTGTCTCTGGTGGTGATGGTATTTGTGAATTACGGAGGGGGGCGCTACTGGTTTTTCAGACATGAAAGCTGGAACG GGCTCACTGTGGCCGACCTGGTGTTTCCCTG GTTTGTCTTCATCATGGGCACGTCCGTGTGTCTGGCCTTGAATGCATCTCTTTACCGAGGAACATCACGTTCTAACCTTTTCTGGAAAATCTGCTGGAGGAGCATCCAGCTCTTCATCATTGGAGTCTTCATCATCAACCCCAACTACTGCCTCGGCCCAC tTACCTGGGACTCTCTCCGTATTCCTGGAGTCCTGCAGCGCTTGGCCTTCACATACCTGGTGATCGCGCTGTTGGAATTGGCAGTGGCTCGAGTTCATCGGGACAGTTCCCTCATG agTGTGTGGTGGTACCGTGTCCATGACATCGCCCTCTACTGGCCGATTTGGTGCTGCGTCACTGCATTGGAGATGGTGTGGTTGTTTCTGACCTTTCTGCTTCCAGTCCCGGGCTGTCCGAG TGGATACCTAGGTCCTGGAGGTATAGGGGATTACGGTCAGTACCCAAATTGCACAGGGGGTGCTGCAGGCTTCATAGACCGCTGGATTCTGGGAGAGACTCACATCTACCAAACCCCATCATCACGG gttgtaTATCAGACATCCGTGCCCTTTGACCCTGAGGGGATTCTGGGCAGCATCAACTCTATTCTTATGGCCTTCTTCGGTCTCCAG gcaGGGAAGATCCTGCTGCACTACAGAGACCAGCACAGACAGATCATCACACGGTTTCTCCTGTGGGGATTTCTCCTG ggaaTCATTTCTGCTGTTCTGACAAGGTGCTCCAGAGATTACGGATTCATCCCAGTCAACAAAAATATGTG gTCTCTCTCTTATGTCACTACTCTAAGTTGTTTTGCATTTGTGGTCCTGCTGGTGGTCTACTATGTGGTGGATGTGAAAAAGTGGTGGTCCGGTGCTCCATTCTTTTATCCAG GTATGAACTCCATCCTGGTGTATGTGGGTCACGAAGTGTTTGAGGAGTATTTTCCTTTTCGCTGGAAGATGatcaacagccaatcacacgCCGAGCACCTAAGCCAGAACCTGCTGGCCACAGCATTATGGGTATTCATCGCCTACATCCTCTACAGGAAGAAGATCTTCTGGAAAAtttaa